A window of Chitinophaga sp. MM2321 contains these coding sequences:
- a CDS encoding TonB-dependent receptor, with the protein MSSLKLLLLLVITVGMSLTGFAQQNKKITGTVLDSTSSERLPGISVIVAGTKNGAQTDVNGNFSLTVSENATLIFRHVGYQQKTVKVGEAATIDVRLSSSEHDLDQVVVVAYGKQKKATVTGAIVSISTKEIKQSPAANLAVSLAGRLPGLTAMQRSGEPGRDITQLFVRGQGTINAQSPIVLVDGVERELTYIDPNEVESVTILKDASSTAIFGVRGANGVILVTTRRGTSEIPEINFSAEGGTQSFTRFITPVDAFEYATLRNQAQRNDGQGDAFSPEALEHFRLGDDPIRYPNTNWKDMLIKPASLQQRYNLNISGANKSLRYFVNAGYLNQGGQFKFEKGLPYDPSFKLDRYNFRSNIDLQINKSLKAFLNVAGYLEKQNMPLGVLNLVGRDEVANSSPALWVMAYMNYLNATVPPYTPDGQVITTITTDHPALGQLNRTGYAQQTRSNVTATYGMEQSLEFITPGLTARAVMSFDSKSTNNFYAGRDYERWEQVILRGVPGADGQDSVKYINHAQKNTPLTVSGSRFFTSFSDFQGSLNYVRGFGKHAVTGLLLYQQQKTIINESLPFNLIGSAARATYGYDNKYFAEFNAGYNGSEQFAKGRRFGFFPAVSAAWVISNEAFLANHRIINSLKIRGSYGTVGNDRIGGRRFLYIDDLQVGGGGASGSLGSGSTIVTSLLKNEMLQWEVSKKSNIGFEIGLFDQLSLTVDIYSEKRDNILRNRGKIPVLNGLPVSALPPVNIGVVKNHGYEIELNYRKRFNSNWSMLSKLNLNYTSNRQLYADEPLLPESYAYRFRETGYRIGQSFGYIVDGYFADQAEIDRSPVQRVGGHDSRPGDFRYKDLNGDGVVDAQDVAPIGYSAVPEFTFGGAFNVTYKNFDVSILVQGITNVTAYYGGAGTMSANYYVKRHLEAWTPERVAAGEKISYPRLTTEGSPNEIGNSFFIRDGSYIRLKNVELGYRFPMYLAKKIGAKGIRAYTNGFNLATWDRLPTRDIDPEVINETSYPIIKTINFGLNITF; encoded by the coding sequence TTGTCATCCTTAAAGCTTTTATTGCTGTTGGTTATTACGGTAGGCATGAGCCTTACCGGTTTTGCGCAACAAAATAAGAAGATCACCGGTACTGTACTGGATTCCACCAGCAGCGAACGTTTGCCTGGTATATCCGTAATAGTTGCAGGCACAAAAAACGGTGCGCAAACAGATGTGAACGGAAATTTTTCCCTCACTGTTTCCGAAAACGCAACATTGATTTTCAGACACGTAGGTTATCAACAAAAGACCGTTAAGGTAGGGGAAGCTGCTACTATTGATGTAAGGCTCTCTTCTTCTGAACATGACCTCGATCAGGTAGTGGTAGTAGCTTATGGAAAGCAGAAAAAGGCAACTGTAACCGGCGCTATTGTTTCCATTTCAACCAAGGAAATCAAGCAAAGCCCGGCTGCGAATCTGGCCGTTTCACTGGCGGGTCGTTTACCAGGGCTCACAGCGATGCAACGGAGTGGAGAACCCGGTCGCGATATCACGCAGTTGTTTGTACGCGGACAAGGTACCATCAATGCGCAATCTCCCATCGTATTGGTGGATGGGGTAGAGCGTGAACTGACCTACATCGATCCAAATGAAGTAGAGTCCGTGACCATCCTAAAGGATGCGTCCTCCACCGCCATTTTTGGGGTGAGAGGGGCGAATGGCGTGATCCTGGTAACCACCAGAAGAGGAACGTCGGAAATTCCGGAAATTAACTTCTCCGCTGAAGGAGGTACCCAAAGCTTTACCAGATTTATTACACCGGTAGACGCCTTTGAATACGCCACCCTGAGAAACCAGGCCCAAAGAAACGACGGACAAGGTGATGCGTTTTCTCCCGAAGCACTGGAGCATTTCCGCCTCGGAGATGATCCTATTCGCTATCCCAATACCAACTGGAAAGATATGTTGATAAAACCAGCTTCTTTACAACAACGGTACAATCTTAATATTTCCGGCGCCAATAAGAGTTTACGGTACTTCGTAAACGCAGGGTATCTCAATCAGGGCGGACAGTTCAAATTTGAAAAAGGACTTCCCTACGATCCGAGTTTTAAACTAGACAGGTATAACTTCCGTTCCAATATAGATCTGCAGATCAACAAATCACTGAAAGCATTTTTGAATGTGGCAGGTTATCTTGAAAAGCAAAATATGCCGTTGGGTGTGTTAAACCTCGTAGGCCGCGATGAAGTAGCCAACTCTTCACCTGCTTTATGGGTGATGGCATACATGAACTACCTCAATGCTACGGTGCCTCCGTATACGCCAGATGGACAGGTGATCACCACGATCACAACGGATCACCCGGCGCTGGGCCAGTTAAATCGTACTGGTTATGCACAACAGACCAGAAGTAACGTAACAGCTACTTATGGTATGGAACAGTCACTGGAATTTATCACACCCGGTTTAACAGCAAGAGCGGTGATGTCTTTCGATTCTAAGAGCACCAATAACTTTTATGCAGGGCGCGATTATGAAAGATGGGAACAAGTTATTCTTCGTGGTGTACCGGGCGCAGATGGCCAGGATAGCGTGAAGTATATCAACCATGCACAAAAGAATACGCCTTTAACCGTTTCTGGCTCCCGGTTTTTTACCTCCTTCTCGGATTTCCAGGGATCGTTGAATTATGTGAGAGGATTTGGCAAACACGCGGTGACTGGGTTATTACTTTATCAACAGCAGAAAACAATCATCAACGAATCATTGCCATTTAACCTCATCGGTTCGGCTGCAAGGGCTACCTACGGATATGATAACAAATACTTTGCTGAGTTTAACGCCGGTTATAATGGTTCGGAACAATTTGCCAAAGGAAGAAGATTTGGATTTTTCCCCGCAGTATCTGCTGCCTGGGTAATATCGAATGAAGCATTCTTAGCCAATCATAGAATCATCAATTCCCTGAAAATAAGAGGCTCCTATGGTACCGTTGGAAACGACCGTATCGGTGGCAGAAGATTCTTATATATTGATGATCTGCAAGTAGGCGGGGGCGGTGCTTCTGGAAGTTTAGGATCCGGTAGCACGATTGTAACCAGCCTGTTGAAAAATGAAATGCTGCAGTGGGAAGTGTCGAAGAAATCAAACATCGGTTTCGAAATAGGATTGTTTGATCAATTAAGTCTGACGGTAGATATATATAGTGAGAAAAGAGATAATATCCTGCGGAACAGGGGAAAGATACCGGTGTTAAACGGACTTCCCGTGAGTGCATTGCCGCCGGTGAACATAGGCGTCGTTAAAAATCATGGATATGAAATTGAACTGAACTACCGTAAACGTTTCAATAGTAACTGGTCCATGTTATCAAAATTAAACCTGAACTATACTTCTAACAGGCAACTGTATGCGGATGAACCACTGTTACCCGAATCCTATGCATACCGCTTTAGGGAAACCGGTTACAGGATAGGTCAGAGCTTTGGATATATCGTGGATGGCTACTTTGCTGATCAGGCAGAAATTGATCGTTCGCCGGTGCAACGCGTAGGTGGTCACGATTCAAGACCTGGTGATTTTAGGTATAAAGACTTAAACGGTGATGGGGTGGTAGATGCACAGGACGTTGCGCCTATCGGTTATTCCGCTGTTCCGGAGTTTACGTTTGGTGGTGCCTTCAATGTTACCTACAAAAACTTTGATGTAAGTATATTAGTACAAGGTATCACGAACGTAACGGCTTACTATGGTGGTGCAGGTACAATGTCTGCCAACTACTATGTTAAACGTCACCTGGAAGCCTGGACACCGGAGCGTGTTGCTGCCGGAGAAAAAATCAGCTATCCCCGCTTGACAACAGAAGGATCGCCAAACGAAATTGGTAACTCATTTTTCATAAGAGACGGGAGTTATATCCGGTTGAAGAACGTAGAATTAGGCTACAGATTCCCGATGTATCTGGCCAAAAAGATAGGCGCCAAAGGTATAAGAGCTTATACGAATGGATTTAATCTGGCAACCTGGGACAGGCTCCCAACCAGAGATATAGATCCTGAGGTAATAAATGAAACCTCTTATCCCATTATCAAGACTATCAATTTTGGGCTAAACATCACCTTCTAA
- a CDS encoding FecR domain-containing protein, translating to MTDSRFTALLDGLRLGQLLPDELEELQAAIRSGQYDALIQEDIRVLLEQMDEHPLWTATRSDKLWQQLTTQTFNAPVEKPLQRIPLLKTAWFRYAAAVIILSSVGTFFWLNTSTIKPAIVHTIPTSPVNDIAPGGDKAILTLADGSTIVLDKADNGNLAQQGDIKIVKRKNGQVEYVKSGSTNTPESAVSYNTMQTPNGGQYQLTLPDGTRVLLNAASSVSYPVSFTGKQRIVSVTGEVYFEVAPDPAHPFIVKTYKEEIIVLGTAFNINSYTDEPAIKTSLLKGVIRINDRLLKPGEAYINGNIIPTDIAQDLAWKNGIFDFNHLPLKKVMKQLARWYDIEIVYEGEIPGFEFYGEAQRSLKLADVLEALSGMGVRFKIEHNRRLIVSKM from the coding sequence ATGACCGATTCTCGTTTTACTGCCTTGCTGGATGGCCTTCGCCTTGGTCAACTTCTCCCGGATGAACTGGAGGAGTTACAAGCTGCTATACGCAGCGGGCAGTACGATGCACTGATACAGGAAGATATCCGGGTTCTACTGGAACAAATGGACGAACATCCACTATGGACAGCAACGCGTTCCGATAAATTGTGGCAACAACTCACAACACAAACTTTCAACGCTCCTGTAGAAAAACCGCTGCAACGCATTCCTTTACTGAAAACAGCCTGGTTCCGGTATGCAGCAGCAGTAATCATCTTATCCAGTGTCGGAACTTTTTTCTGGCTCAACACTTCCACTATAAAACCAGCTATTGTTCATACTATTCCAACATCTCCGGTAAATGATATTGCACCCGGTGGTGATAAGGCCATCCTTACGCTGGCTGATGGTTCCACTATTGTACTTGACAAGGCCGATAATGGAAACCTTGCGCAGCAGGGAGATATAAAAATAGTCAAACGAAAAAACGGCCAGGTGGAATATGTAAAGTCAGGTAGCACCAACACTCCGGAAAGCGCCGTTTCCTACAATACGATGCAAACTCCCAACGGGGGCCAATACCAGCTCACATTGCCGGATGGTACCCGGGTTTTATTGAATGCGGCATCCAGCGTTAGCTATCCTGTAAGCTTTACCGGTAAACAGCGGATCGTATCGGTAACCGGGGAAGTTTATTTTGAAGTGGCGCCTGATCCTGCTCACCCATTTATTGTTAAAACCTACAAGGAGGAGATCATTGTACTCGGCACTGCCTTTAATATAAATAGCTATACAGACGAACCAGCTATAAAAACCTCCCTGCTCAAAGGAGTGATCAGGATAAATGACCGGCTGCTAAAGCCAGGCGAGGCTTATATAAACGGGAATATCATCCCTACAGATATAGCGCAGGACCTCGCATGGAAGAATGGCATTTTTGATTTCAATCATCTTCCACTGAAAAAAGTGATGAAACAATTGGCCAGGTGGTATGATATAGAAATCGTTTATGAGGGAGAAATACCAGGATTTGAATTTTATGGCGAAGCCCAAAGAAGTTTAAAGCTGGCAGATGTGTTAGAAGCCCTTTCCGGAATGGGAGTACGGTTTAAAATAGAGCATAACAGACGACTCATCGTTTCCAAAATGTAA
- a CDS encoding AraC family transcriptional regulator encodes MRLLRTQITPLVNDSLFVELRNQSFLASPFHGRPCFHSHPELELVLILEGYGKRIIGNKVEPFESGDMVFIGSNVPHVWLSDPDFYKEDSCLESKVIVTYFNPQIFQQMFDSVKEFEGIKEMIAQASKGIKIFGESKQIIADKLLELTSAKGFEKVEALLRIMHLISVSSEKSFIASDDANGLESQGSDKLISIINFIKNNLYEQISLKQVADIACMTEQSLCRYFKKRTKMSFSQYLLELRMAHARKILIEQDLPISDIAYSCGYNSSSHFCKVFRDYTGQSPYQYRSGVKKETQPPLSRS; translated from the coding sequence ATGAGGCTATTACGAACACAAATCACTCCTTTAGTTAATGACTCATTATTTGTTGAGTTAAGAAACCAGTCTTTCTTAGCCTCCCCTTTTCATGGCCGGCCGTGTTTTCATTCTCATCCCGAACTTGAGTTGGTACTGATATTGGAAGGTTATGGAAAAAGGATCATCGGGAATAAAGTAGAACCATTTGAATCAGGGGATATGGTATTCATTGGTTCCAACGTTCCTCATGTATGGTTAAGTGATCCGGACTTTTATAAAGAGGATTCATGCCTGGAGTCAAAAGTGATTGTTACCTATTTCAATCCACAGATTTTTCAACAGATGTTTGATTCTGTAAAAGAATTTGAAGGAATAAAGGAAATGATAGCACAAGCATCAAAGGGCATCAAGATATTTGGCGAGTCGAAGCAAATCATCGCTGATAAATTGCTGGAGCTGACTTCTGCAAAAGGCTTCGAAAAGGTGGAAGCCCTATTGAGAATCATGCACCTCATATCGGTTTCTTCCGAAAAAAGTTTTATTGCCAGCGACGATGCAAACGGTCTTGAATCTCAAGGTTCTGACAAACTAATCAGCATCATCAATTTTATAAAGAATAATCTCTATGAACAAATTTCATTAAAACAGGTGGCAGACATTGCCTGTATGACAGAACAGTCCTTATGCCGGTATTTTAAGAAAAGAACTAAAATGAGCTTTTCGCAATATCTGCTGGAATTACGGATGGCACATGCAAGAAAAATTTTAATAGAGCAGGACCTACCCATTTCTGATATCGCTTATTCATGCGGATATAATTCCAGCTCACACTTTTGTAAGGTTTTCCGGGACTATACCGGTCAAAGTCCATATCAATATAGATCAGGGGTTAAAAAAGAGACGCAGCCCCCACTCAGCCGCTCTTAG
- a CDS encoding sigma-70 family RNA polymerase sigma factor codes for MVYTHDETLAEDIVQMVFMTCWEKRSALARIISMEDYLFVMARNRIFDELKKLANQQRLAHRYSQEQDRQTLGIEDLLQEKRYHEVVQEAIANLPVQQREVYVLYNTGSMTYEAIAGQLQLSRLTIKKHLELARRSVRQYVRQRFPELILTGSSWLFFL; via the coding sequence ATGGTATATACACATGACGAAACCCTGGCGGAAGACATCGTGCAAATGGTTTTTATGACCTGCTGGGAAAAGCGGTCAGCGTTGGCCCGGATAATCAGTATGGAAGATTATCTTTTTGTGATGGCCCGTAACCGGATATTTGATGAACTCAAAAAACTGGCAAACCAACAACGGCTTGCCCATCGCTATAGTCAGGAACAGGACAGGCAGACATTGGGGATAGAAGATCTGCTCCAGGAAAAACGATACCATGAAGTGGTACAGGAAGCCATCGCGAATTTACCTGTTCAGCAACGTGAAGTATATGTATTGTACAATACAGGTAGCATGACCTACGAAGCCATTGCCGGACAATTGCAGCTGTCACGGCTCACCATTAAAAAACACCTGGAACTGGCCCGCCGGTCTGTACGGCAGTACGTCCGCCAGCGATTCCCCGAATTGATACTGACCGGTAGCAGCTGGTTGTTTTTCCTTTAA
- a CDS encoding SusC/RagA family TonB-linked outer membrane protein — MKLTTLIFLIGCLHLSARTFSQTVSLSGRNMSLPAVFAEVKKQTGFLVVSSYQLLGKEKPVTVNAVNQPVEDFIKEILKDRQLSYTILDKTISIRKKPAFFAEPDRVADLTKLPPLHIRGQVTNENGQPLIGVTVALKGTQVATNTNTDGEFEIKTAQSGSQLVFSSIGFETQSVDITGRNNLVIVMKTRVSDLGGVVVIGYGTQRKVDVTSAVASIQSKDFVQGVAKDAGQLLQGKVAGLTIVSPSGDPTKNSQILLRGTATLNTSTQPLILVDGIPGDLNTVAPQDIESIDVLKDGSAAAIYGTRGTNGVILITTKNTKGNVDPSIEYSGILSTQRIARKPQMLTAADYRKLLQEGVAGEDEGADTDWLKAISQNPLIHTHNFTIRGGTAKTNYVASGTYRSLEGIFQKTDNRTLNSRVDINHNMFGGKVLMNAGLLTRNNSYTSTGNGVSFAGHIYRQALNRNPTAPLQNDDGTWNEKPAVYQYENPLSRLYESDGKHTNILTRANGSIAWYALPSLRLKVLGAVETFNQNEGYSETKKHISTIRGGKNGYAIIRSDKGSNKLLEMTAEYTQRVQQHRFTALGGYSYQENSDEGSWMENWDFPTDKFSYNNIGLGDAIKLGRAQMGSNKYESNLIGFFARATYSFDDKYLLMASLRREASSKFLGAKQPWGNFPSVSVGWRINEEGFMQDISFIDNLKLRVGYGVTGTAPDALFLGIARLGYGSYTLVDGRWVRSLSPSSNPNEFLRWEEKRETNAGLDFSLYKGRISGSIDYYKRLTKGLLFDYPVPSPPNLFSTTTANAGTMENKGIEMLVNLVPVQKKDFTWTTSVNFSTNKNKLVSLENELYKLTNDFFDAGRESGEPFNAQTHRVQVGNRIGNFYGFKVIDVTDDGKWIYETTDGKAVPYDEFEYKDEDKRILGNGLPKYYTGWNNTFRYKNIDLGITMRGAFGFQILNFQRMYFENPGTTQYNRLKSSNDPVFGKAVLNKTVSREYNSYYVEDGDYWKIDNITLGYNFTIRAIKAQNARVYISTLNSVILTGYKGIDPEVNSLGLSPGNDERDKYPSVRTFTIGLNIKFN, encoded by the coding sequence ATGAAATTAACGACTCTGATTTTCCTAATTGGCTGTTTGCACCTGAGTGCGCGGACATTTTCCCAGACGGTCAGTCTTTCCGGCAGGAATATGTCTTTGCCAGCTGTATTTGCCGAAGTAAAAAAACAAACCGGTTTCCTGGTGGTATCGAGTTACCAGTTACTGGGGAAAGAGAAACCGGTTACCGTTAATGCCGTTAACCAGCCCGTGGAGGATTTTATCAAAGAGATATTGAAAGACCGGCAGCTCTCTTATACGATATTGGATAAAACAATCAGCATCAGGAAAAAGCCCGCTTTCTTTGCTGAACCTGATCGGGTAGCTGATCTAACAAAGCTACCACCGCTTCATATCCGTGGACAGGTAACCAATGAAAACGGACAGCCGCTTATAGGTGTAACCGTAGCTCTCAAAGGAACCCAGGTGGCTACGAACACAAATACCGATGGTGAATTTGAAATTAAGACAGCGCAATCCGGGAGCCAGCTGGTTTTTTCGAGCATAGGGTTTGAAACACAGTCAGTAGATATCACCGGAAGGAACAACCTGGTAATCGTAATGAAGACAAGGGTTTCCGACCTGGGTGGTGTTGTTGTAATCGGTTATGGAACACAACGGAAGGTAGATGTAACAAGCGCAGTGGCCAGTATCCAGTCAAAAGATTTTGTGCAGGGAGTAGCCAAAGACGCAGGCCAGTTACTACAAGGTAAAGTGGCAGGACTCACCATCGTTTCTCCCAGCGGTGACCCAACTAAAAACTCGCAGATATTGCTGAGGGGAACAGCCACGCTGAATACGAGTACCCAACCCCTGATACTGGTTGATGGAATTCCAGGCGACCTGAATACAGTGGCTCCCCAGGATATTGAATCCATTGATGTATTGAAAGATGGTTCCGCCGCTGCTATTTATGGAACAAGAGGCACCAATGGCGTTATCCTCATTACCACAAAAAATACAAAAGGAAATGTTGATCCTTCTATTGAGTACAGCGGCATCCTCAGTACGCAAAGGATCGCCAGAAAACCCCAAATGCTCACTGCTGCTGACTACCGCAAACTCCTGCAGGAAGGCGTAGCCGGTGAGGATGAAGGCGCCGATACAGACTGGCTCAAGGCAATCTCCCAGAATCCGCTAATACATACCCACAATTTTACCATCCGGGGAGGTACTGCAAAAACAAATTATGTGGCAAGCGGTACCTACCGGTCCCTCGAAGGTATCTTTCAAAAAACTGACAACCGCACACTCAATAGCCGTGTAGACATCAATCACAATATGTTCGGCGGAAAAGTACTGATGAATGCGGGCCTTTTAACCAGGAACAATAGTTATACTTCAACCGGAAACGGGGTAAGCTTTGCCGGACACATATATCGTCAGGCGCTTAACCGTAATCCCACGGCACCGCTCCAAAATGATGATGGTACATGGAATGAAAAACCAGCCGTGTATCAGTACGAAAATCCATTGTCAAGGTTGTATGAATCTGATGGTAAACATACTAATATTCTCACAAGGGCAAACGGTAGCATTGCATGGTATGCACTGCCATCACTACGACTGAAAGTACTGGGCGCTGTGGAAACTTTTAATCAGAATGAAGGTTATTCTGAAACCAAGAAGCATATTTCTACCATCAGAGGTGGAAAAAATGGTTATGCCATTATAAGAAGCGACAAGGGATCAAATAAATTACTCGAAATGACAGCCGAGTACACCCAGCGTGTACAGCAGCACCGGTTTACAGCCCTCGGAGGTTACAGTTACCAGGAGAACAGTGATGAAGGAAGCTGGATGGAAAACTGGGATTTCCCGACCGACAAATTCTCCTACAACAACATTGGTCTCGGAGATGCCATTAAACTGGGTCGTGCACAAATGGGCAGCAATAAATATGAATCGAATCTTATCGGCTTTTTTGCCAGGGCGACTTACAGTTTTGACGACAAGTACCTCCTGATGGCGAGTTTGAGAAGAGAGGCTTCTTCTAAATTTCTTGGCGCCAAACAGCCCTGGGGTAATTTTCCTTCCGTTTCTGTTGGCTGGAGAATTAATGAAGAAGGATTTATGCAGGATATAAGTTTCATTGATAACCTGAAGCTCCGGGTAGGATATGGTGTAACAGGCACCGCGCCGGATGCCCTTTTTCTCGGTATCGCAAGACTTGGTTATGGAAGTTATACCCTGGTTGATGGAAGATGGGTACGCAGTCTTAGCCCAAGCAGCAATCCAAATGAATTCCTGCGCTGGGAAGAAAAAAGGGAAACAAATGCAGGCCTGGACTTTTCGCTTTACAAAGGCAGGATCAGCGGTAGCATCGATTACTACAAAAGGTTAACAAAAGGTTTGCTGTTCGATTATCCGGTTCCTTCTCCACCAAATCTGTTCAGCACCACCACTGCCAATGCCGGCACCATGGAAAACAAGGGTATCGAAATGTTGGTTAACCTCGTTCCTGTGCAGAAAAAAGATTTTACATGGACCACCTCTGTAAACTTCTCTACCAATAAAAATAAACTCGTTTCTCTCGAAAATGAATTGTACAAACTTACCAATGATTTTTTCGATGCAGGAAGAGAGAGTGGTGAACCATTCAATGCGCAAACCCATCGTGTACAAGTAGGCAACAGGATCGGAAACTTTTACGGTTTTAAAGTAATAGATGTAACGGATGACGGAAAGTGGATCTACGAAACTACAGATGGAAAAGCAGTGCCTTATGATGAATTCGAATATAAAGATGAAGACAAAAGAATATTGGGTAATGGTCTTCCTAAATATTATACGGGATGGAACAATACCTTCAGGTATAAAAATATAGACCTGGGTATCACTATGCGGGGAGCTTTTGGTTTTCAGATACTCAACTTCCAGAGAATGTATTTTGAAAACCCAGGCACCACACAATATAACCGCCTGAAATCCTCCAATGATCCTGTATTTGGAAAGGCGGTATTAAACAAAACTGTTTCCAGAGAATATAACAGCTATTATGTTGAAGATGGTGACTACTGGAAAATCGACAACATCACCCTGGGATATAATTTTACGATCCGAGCCATCAAGGCGCAGAATGCGAGAGTGTACATCTCTACGCTGAATTCAGTCATCCTTACCGGTTACAAAGGAATTGATCCGGAAGTAAACAGCCTCGGACTTTCTCCAGGCAATGATGAAAGAGATAAATATCCTTCCGTACGCACTTTCACCATCGGTCTTAACATTAAGTTCAACTAA
- a CDS encoding RagB/SusD family nutrient uptake outer membrane protein: MKKIALRFVATAVFVSLIAGAGCNKSPLDITPDGRMSLVDVFKNPDRTEGYLNTVYSSIPSYFYSYIEYAMLASTTDECSDSQVGNQPANISAQWIIGALNPGNNPLAAGGYGNNANHYPAFWSGIRNANVFLENIENATVSSELYRSRMRAEAKLLRAFYYWELIKQFGPMPIADKPFDNAFDYTSLIRPTFQANIDFIVKDCDEAIAEPTLPMRLTTESERGRFSKAVAYAIKSEALLYNASPLWNPENNKAKWQAAADVSREALSKLTAGDLYKLAPNYENYFISYSDLTTSPLDKETIYEVNKRNESLLSYVNNIPSVGNYKAGSCPTQELVDSYDMQATGQPAITGYSDADHLQPIINAASGYDEKKPFVGRDPRFYATVWYNGAIYDNIKGKVHTVETFLGGTDQLMKVPPNMQNTHTGYYLRKFIDPKVQVGQIPNQGWKKFRLAEIYLNFAEAENEAAGATPDVYNAINTIRRRVSMPDLPAGLTPAEMRERIRRERRVELVIEEHRFWDVRRWKIIDKTDKVVTGMETIKNGDGSFTYQRFVTERRNAWQEKYLLFPIPIGEAAIIPDFDINQNNGW; the protein is encoded by the coding sequence ATGAAAAAGATAGCGTTACGATTTGTGGCAACAGCGGTTTTTGTTTCGTTGATTGCTGGTGCCGGATGCAACAAAAGCCCGCTGGATATTACGCCGGATGGCAGAATGTCGCTGGTGGATGTATTTAAAAATCCTGATCGCACGGAAGGATATTTAAATACGGTATATAGTTCCATACCAAGTTATTTTTACTCCTATATAGAATACGCCATGTTGGCCAGTACCACCGATGAATGTTCTGATTCCCAGGTGGGAAACCAGCCGGCAAATATCTCCGCGCAGTGGATTATCGGGGCGCTGAATCCCGGTAACAACCCATTGGCAGCGGGTGGTTATGGTAATAACGCCAACCACTACCCGGCTTTCTGGAGCGGTATCAGGAATGCGAATGTATTTCTTGAAAATATCGAAAATGCCACGGTGAGTAGCGAATTGTATCGTAGCAGAATGAGAGCGGAAGCGAAACTGCTCCGTGCTTTCTACTACTGGGAGCTGATCAAGCAATTTGGTCCAATGCCTATTGCAGATAAACCTTTCGACAATGCTTTTGACTACACCAGTTTAATACGCCCTACCTTTCAGGCGAACATAGATTTTATCGTGAAGGATTGTGATGAAGCCATTGCAGAGCCCACGCTACCCATGCGCCTGACGACAGAATCTGAAAGAGGCCGTTTTAGCAAAGCAGTGGCGTATGCGATTAAGTCCGAAGCATTATTGTACAATGCCAGTCCGCTCTGGAATCCTGAAAATAACAAGGCGAAATGGCAGGCAGCAGCAGACGTTTCCAGAGAGGCATTGAGCAAACTCACCGCCGGCGACCTCTATAAACTGGCGCCCAATTATGAGAATTACTTTATTAGTTATTCAGATCTGACCACGTCTCCTTTGGATAAGGAAACGATTTATGAAGTGAATAAAAGGAATGAATCTTTATTGAGTTATGTCAATAATATTCCCAGCGTAGGAAACTACAAAGCAGGATCATGCCCTACCCAGGAATTAGTAGATAGCTATGATATGCAGGCTACCGGACAGCCAGCGATAACCGGCTACAGCGATGCAGACCACTTACAGCCCATTATTAATGCGGCATCCGGGTATGATGAAAAGAAGCCCTTCGTGGGAAGAGACCCCCGGTTTTATGCAACCGTATGGTACAACGGTGCCATCTATGATAACATTAAAGGTAAGGTACATACCGTAGAAACATTTCTCGGCGGTACGGATCAACTGATGAAAGTACCACCGAACATGCAGAACACGCACACCGGTTACTACCTGAGAAAATTCATTGATCCTAAAGTGCAGGTGGGCCAGATTCCTAACCAAGGCTGGAAGAAGTTCAGACTGGCAGAGATCTATCTGAATTTCGCGGAAGCTGAAAACGAAGCTGCTGGCGCTACCCCTGATGTGTACAATGCGATCAACACTATCCGTAGAAGAGTGTCGATGCCGGATCTTCCGGCTGGCTTAACTCCCGCTGAGATGCGCGAGCGTATTCGCCGGGAACGTCGGGTGGAACTGGTAATTGAAGAACATAGATTCTGGGATGTACGCCGGTGGAAGATTATCGACAAAACCGATAAAGTGGTGACAGGCATGGAAACCATTAAAAATGGAGATGGCTCTTTCACTTACCAAAGATTTGTGACAGAACGCCGTAATGCATGGCAGGAGAAATATCTGTTGTTCCCTATACCCATAGGTGAAGCCGCTATTATTCCTGATTTTGATATCAACCAGAATAACGGCTGGTAA